Proteins co-encoded in one Bacillus paramycoides genomic window:
- a CDS encoding YaaR family protein: MLRSISHNPILSHIPPATQMPKEANVRTGLAFSDNLHADPKKDKLLEQMEAFVDNIGEIKEKIEMELTLDNVMEYKNTVKSFLNFYVDNVLQYKDVMSRHPRYGYSQKMTIVKQAEMGLNELEDVMNLINTKTGHLEMLNQIGEIHGLIVNLVL, encoded by the coding sequence ATGCTGCGTTCGATCTCGCATAATCCAATTTTATCGCATATACCGCCTGCTACTCAAATGCCGAAAGAAGCAAATGTCAGGACAGGACTTGCATTTTCGGATAATTTGCATGCGGATCCAAAAAAAGATAAATTGTTAGAACAAATGGAAGCATTTGTCGATAACATTGGAGAAATTAAAGAGAAAATTGAAATGGAATTAACGCTTGATAATGTAATGGAATACAAAAATACAGTAAAATCATTTTTGAATTTTTACGTAGATAATGTATTGCAATATAAAGATGTCATGTCGCGTCATCCACGTTATGGCTATTCACAGAAAATGACGATTGTGAAACAGGCGGAAATGGGATTAAATGAGTTAGAAGATGTTATGAATTTAATTAATACGAAAACGGGACATTTAGAAATGTTAAATCAGATTGGAGAAATCCACGGTTTAATTGTAAATTTAGTCTTGTAA